The proteins below are encoded in one region of Egibacteraceae bacterium:
- a CDS encoding HD domain-containing phosphohydrolase has product MRSALLEPLGRIVGRHHERQDGSGYHRGAAATELPVDVRLLGVADAFQAMTQMRPHRPPRPPDEAAGMVESAAAAGTFDPECARAVIEAAGQRPSRRRGVWPQGLSDREVEVLRLVARGLSNREVAAALVISPRTAEHHVQHIYTKIGGSTRAAAALFAMEHGLLR; this is encoded by the coding sequence GTGCGCTCGGCTCTTCTGGAGCCCCTCGGCAGGATCGTGGGGCGCCACCACGAACGCCAGGACGGTTCGGGTTACCACCGCGGCGCGGCAGCCACCGAGCTGCCGGTGGACGTGCGGCTGCTGGGCGTCGCCGATGCCTTCCAGGCCATGACGCAGATGCGCCCGCACCGGCCGCCACGCCCACCGGATGAGGCGGCCGGCATGGTCGAGTCGGCGGCCGCGGCCGGCACCTTCGACCCGGAGTGCGCCCGGGCGGTCATCGAGGCAGCCGGTCAGCGCCCGTCCCGGCGGCGGGGGGTCTGGCCGCAGGGGCTGTCCGACCGCGAGGTCGAGGTGCTGCGCCTGGTCGCCCGCGGGCTGTCCAACCGCGAGGTGGCGGCGGCGCTGGTGATCTCGCCGCGCACCGCCGAGCACCACGTCCAGCACATCTACACAAAGATCGGTGGCTCCACCCGCGCTGCCGCGGCGCTGTTCGCGATGGAGCACGGCCTGCTGCGGTGA
- a CDS encoding thioesterase family protein, with the protein MHTSRLEVRFHELDPYGHVNHALYLSYFETARIDALVSIGCGLERLEADGFHLIVVEAHIRYIKPSTYGNVLMVQSQIVQTGLASARWHQRLTRDDDLIATLDTRGAFTNREGRPERIPEHYLEMLGPLLAQA; encoded by the coding sequence ATGCACACTTCTCGACTCGAGGTCCGGTTCCACGAGCTCGACCCCTACGGCCACGTCAACCACGCGCTGTACCTCTCCTACTTCGAGACCGCTCGCATCGATGCCCTGGTCAGCATCGGGTGCGGGTTGGAGCGGCTGGAGGCCGACGGCTTCCACCTGATCGTCGTCGAGGCGCACATCCGCTACATCAAGCCCTCGACCTACGGCAACGTGCTGATGGTGCAGAGCCAGATCGTCCAGACCGGGTTGGCGTCGGCGCGCTGGCACCAACGGCTCACCCGCGACGACGACCTGATCGCCACCCTGGACACCCGTGGCGCGTTCACCAACCGTGAGGGCCGCCCGGAGCGCATACCCGAGCACTACCTGGAGATGCTCGGTCCCCTGCTCGCCCAGGCCTGA
- a CDS encoding CsbD family protein gives MGDHKGEQFKGRAKEAAGDLTGDEDLQREGKVDQGSAAAKKKVSDAADSVKDALRGKGDKRDKG, from the coding sequence ATGGGCGATCACAAGGGTGAGCAGTTCAAGGGACGCGCCAAGGAGGCGGCGGGGGACCTGACCGGCGACGAGGATCTCCAGCGAGAGGGCAAGGTGGACCAGGGCAGCGCAGCGGCCAAGAAGAAGGTCAGCGACGCCGCCGACTCGGTCAAGGACGCCCTGCGGGGCAAGGGCGACAAGCGCGACAAGGGCTGA
- a CDS encoding glycosyl hydrolase family 65 protein: MRRRQPQLLPLHDYPEDPWRLVERRFTEKRLQHVETLFTVANGYLGLRGNHEEGRPTHQHGTLVAGYHETWPIQHAEQAYGLAQTGQTIVDVPDAKLIKVYVDDEPLFLPTAHLVEYERVLDFRSGTLARSLVWETPSGKRVAVRSRRLVSFRYRHLAAFQFEVEVLNGDSPVVISSHLVNREDVAAPEERAPELDPRVRRLNQRVLEAVVHHGKDQRLLLGYRTASSRMTLGCGVDHVMETACDYEAVTEVDKDIGKVAYIVAAKANVPIRLTKFASYHTSRSVPPSELLDRADRVLRRAVSSGFDHIAEEQRSALDTFWERSDVQFDGDGRVQQALRWNLFQLFQAAARAEGSGIPAKGLSGHGYEGHYFWDIEIFVLPFLTYTEPRIAKNLLRYRSGMLDKARARAVELSQRGALFPWRTINGVEASAYYQAGTAQYHLNGDIVYALKRYVDATGDTTILTGAGAELLVETARLWADLGFYGDDGAFHLFTVTGPDEYTTVVNDNAFTNLIARLNLHYAATVIGTMRVEDPGRYGVLSNDLDLRDEEVEEWEQAADAMHIPYDEKRGINPQDAQFLERERWDFDATPLEHYPLLLHYHPLVIYRHQVVKQADVVLAMFLLGNEFTVEQKRANFRYYDPLTTSDSSLSPPVHAIIAAEIGDAEAAMEHFRLALFMDLADVADNTEHGIHVASTGGVWMALVHGFGGLRDVDGHLSFDPLLPDGCARLRFPLQVRGQRLHVDVDTDRIVLALRDGPDLPVVVRGVAATVTAAEPLTVALGDRS; encoded by the coding sequence GTGCGCCGCCGACAGCCGCAACTGCTGCCACTGCACGACTATCCCGAGGACCCGTGGCGGCTGGTCGAGCGGCGGTTCACCGAGAAGCGCCTGCAGCACGTCGAGACGCTGTTCACCGTGGCGAACGGGTACCTCGGGTTGCGGGGCAACCACGAAGAGGGTCGGCCCACCCATCAGCACGGCACGCTGGTGGCCGGCTACCACGAGACGTGGCCGATCCAGCATGCCGAGCAGGCGTACGGCTTGGCGCAGACGGGTCAGACGATCGTGGACGTCCCCGACGCCAAGCTCATCAAGGTCTACGTGGACGACGAACCGTTGTTCCTGCCCACCGCCCACCTCGTCGAGTACGAGCGCGTCCTCGACTTCCGCTCGGGGACGCTGGCCCGCTCCCTGGTGTGGGAGACGCCGTCGGGCAAGCGGGTGGCGGTCCGGTCGCGGCGGCTGGTGTCGTTTCGCTACCGCCACCTCGCCGCGTTCCAGTTCGAGGTCGAGGTGCTCAACGGCGATTCTCCGGTGGTGATCTCCTCACATCTGGTCAACCGCGAGGATGTCGCGGCGCCCGAGGAGCGCGCGCCGGAGCTCGATCCGCGGGTACGCCGCCTCAACCAGCGGGTCCTGGAGGCCGTGGTGCACCACGGCAAGGACCAACGGCTGCTGCTCGGCTACCGGACGGCGTCCAGCCGCATGACCCTCGGCTGCGGTGTCGACCACGTGATGGAGACCGCGTGCGACTACGAGGCCGTCACGGAGGTCGACAAGGACATCGGCAAGGTCGCCTACATCGTCGCGGCGAAGGCCAACGTCCCCATCCGCCTCACGAAGTTCGCCAGCTACCACACCTCCCGCAGCGTCCCCCCAAGTGAGCTGCTCGACCGCGCCGACCGCGTCCTGCGTCGCGCGGTGTCGAGCGGGTTCGACCACATCGCCGAGGAACAGCGCTCCGCGTTGGACACGTTCTGGGAACGCAGCGACGTGCAGTTCGACGGCGATGGGCGCGTGCAGCAGGCCCTGCGCTGGAACCTGTTCCAGCTCTTCCAGGCCGCGGCGAGGGCCGAGGGCAGCGGCATCCCCGCGAAGGGCCTGAGCGGCCACGGCTACGAGGGCCACTACTTCTGGGACATCGAGATCTTCGTCCTGCCCTTCCTCACCTACACCGAGCCGCGGATCGCCAAGAACCTCCTGCGGTACCGAAGCGGCATGCTCGACAAGGCCCGGGCGCGTGCCGTCGAGTTGAGCCAGCGCGGCGCGCTGTTCCCCTGGCGGACGATCAACGGCGTGGAAGCGTCGGCCTACTACCAGGCGGGCACCGCCCAGTACCACCTCAACGGCGACATCGTCTACGCGCTCAAACGCTACGTCGATGCCACCGGCGACACGACGATCCTGACCGGCGCCGGCGCGGAGCTGCTGGTGGAGACCGCACGGCTGTGGGCCGACCTGGGCTTCTACGGCGACGACGGCGCGTTCCACCTGTTCACCGTCACCGGACCCGACGAGTACACGACGGTCGTCAACGACAACGCCTTCACCAACCTGATCGCCAGGCTGAACCTGCACTACGCGGCGACGGTCATCGGGACCATGCGCGTCGAGGACCCGGGGCGGTACGGGGTGCTGTCCAACGACCTGGACCTCCGCGACGAGGAGGTCGAGGAGTGGGAGCAGGCGGCGGACGCGATGCACATCCCCTACGACGAGAAGCGCGGCATCAACCCGCAGGACGCGCAGTTCCTCGAGCGCGAGCGCTGGGACTTCGACGCGACGCCGCTCGAGCACTACCCGCTCCTGCTGCACTACCACCCGCTGGTGATCTACCGCCACCAGGTCGTCAAGCAGGCTGACGTCGTGCTGGCCATGTTCCTGCTGGGCAACGAGTTCACCGTCGAGCAGAAGCGGGCCAACTTCCGCTACTACGACCCGCTGACCACCAGCGACTCGTCGCTGTCACCGCCGGTGCACGCCATCATCGCCGCGGAGATCGGCGACGCGGAGGCGGCGATGGAGCACTTCCGCCTCGCGCTGTTCATGGACCTGGCCGACGTCGCCGACAACACCGAGCACGGCATCCACGTGGCTTCGACGGGCGGGGTGTGGATGGCGTTGGTGCACGGATTCGGCGGGCTGCGCGACGTCGACGGCCACCTCTCGTTCGATCCCCTGCTGCCCGACGGATGCGCGCGACTGCGCTTCCCGCTGCAGGTGCGGGGACAGCGCCTGCACGTCGACGTCGATACGGACCGGATCGTCCTGGCGCTGCGCGACGGCCCCGATCTGCCCGTCGTCGTGCGCGGCGTCGCCGCCACGGTCACCGCCGCCGAGCCGCTGACCGTGGCGCTGGGGGACCGCTCATGA
- a CDS encoding beta-phosphoglucomutase family hydrolase, translating into MSQLDGFAAVLFDLDGVLTSTAAQHFAAWKQMFNDFLSRRAGERGEPFTPFTADDYHRHVDGLPRYDGVRGFLEARGIELPEGEPGDPPDEDTVQGLGNRKNGLVKDRIRTEGVEAYEGSVALVHALRAHGVRTGVVTSSRNGATILQAAGIDELFEVRVDGNTASELGLAGKPAPDTFLEAARQLGIEPARTAVVEDALSGVQAGRDGGFGLVVGVDRVGQTEALYHHGANVVVSDLAELLD; encoded by the coding sequence ATGAGCCAGCTTGATGGCTTCGCGGCCGTGCTCTTCGACCTCGACGGGGTGTTGACGAGCACCGCGGCGCAGCACTTCGCCGCATGGAAGCAGATGTTCAACGATTTCCTGTCGCGCCGGGCCGGCGAACGCGGCGAGCCGTTCACCCCGTTCACCGCCGATGACTACCACCGACACGTCGACGGCCTGCCGCGCTACGACGGCGTGCGGGGTTTCCTTGAGGCCAGAGGGATCGAGCTGCCCGAGGGCGAGCCCGGTGACCCGCCCGACGAGGACACCGTGCAGGGCCTCGGCAATCGCAAGAACGGTCTGGTCAAGGACCGCATCCGCACCGAGGGCGTCGAGGCCTACGAGGGGTCGGTGGCCCTCGTCCACGCGCTGCGGGCCCACGGTGTGCGCACCGGGGTGGTGACCTCCAGTCGCAACGGCGCAACGATTCTGCAGGCTGCCGGCATCGACGAGCTCTTCGAGGTCCGCGTGGACGGGAACACCGCGTCGGAGCTCGGGTTGGCGGGCAAGCCGGCCCCCGACACGTTCCTCGAGGCAGCACGACAGCTGGGCATCGAGCCGGCCCGGACGGCCGTCGTCGAGGATGCGCTGTCCGGGGTGCAGGCCGGACGCGACGGTGGGTTCGGTCTCGTGGTCGGGGTGGACCGCGTC